In Fibrobacter sp. UWR3, a single window of DNA contains:
- a CDS encoding addiction module antidote protein — protein MLVSESDDPALFLRAIGHIARSKGMSLIAEKTGLGRESLYKALDENAHPRFETIFKVLNAMGIQMTLVPKMKFRKRAKQKELCVAEKRARYRV, from the coding sequence ATTTTAGTCAGCGAATCTGATGACCCCGCGCTGTTCCTCCGAGCCATTGGGCACATCGCCAGAAGCAAGGGTATGTCGCTGATTGCCGAAAAGACCGGACTCGGTCGTGAAAGCCTTTATAAGGCTTTAGACGAAAACGCGCATCCACGCTTTGAAACAATTTTCAAGGTGCTGAACGCCATGGGGATCCAGATGACGCTTGTCCCTAAAATGAAATTCAGAAAGCGCGCCAAACAAAAAGAACTTTGCGTCGCCGAGAAAAGGGCGCGATATAGGGTGTGA
- a CDS encoding DUF4011 domain-containing protein — translation MLNEKLENWAKKLLDTGLRNNLVNFKENKGSLEIISHSGSELFELLDKGVRLEVFDPKKVNDKDFPKTMSREKFIESFKPLLKKNNILAYNKTDANSIRILKNIDKKADTSINETGVNIAYMAIGFMSWLEADSSTLVHKAPLLLVPISIENESAVDPFFISATGDDVVVNPTFDHKLNSEFNVHLPEFDGENVESFFDETEKIAKKLKWTLDRGCWISTFSFLKINMYNDLKEHEEDILENRNVKALFGISDENNDSDGLNSEGQFDDLRDLHTVVDADSSQMKAIKMAKSGKSFVLQGPPGTGKSQTITNIIAECLYDGKKVLFVSEKQAALNVVYDKLRQVGLSDFCLELHSHKSNKRQVIEELCRTLHLPKISASKVTDDMIRRAQSQKVLDQYEHELHCVRPYVNLSLFQMYGAHAHYKNAPQIDFYIDNFEYMNDSCRKEISYMLEKYPSYVPTIGQDYRCNPWNGYLAKDTSIKGKNAIKVDFASMIDALREITPLLRQLVDVYGAKGKTISTLKACIPCLNILNSNEVLVPELFDKGVLSSTRNFVDELASKSEEIIKLRQKITTDFEQKALEIDSDDIHNRLSKLYDTFIKRLISLDYHKTMKQLKLVAKLGVKVNYERALDITQKISTYKQMVLEYEAICSQKKILLGPSYKGIDSNWGHIKESLSELAGYLESVKVIPLPILNYPQNTFNQMIKDAAGLITFAGGFLKKNETLIEKISDDFDKNKVNLVGFEIEPLCKKLESCLSQIDSLENWKAFQEWLAKIDRYQMRGYLDYCIDKSLNPEDYASTFNRRYYDLWIDKILASTPVLSRFNRSAQDKEVEIFAEKDRNSLMINRTIIRVALAQQRPSPNNLVAGSEVAILRHEGEKKRKQMPVRVLIDRIGSTIQKLKPCFLMSPLSVSAFLSTKAVSFDTVIFDEASQVFPEDAIGAIYRGKQVIVVGDSKQMPPSNFFNSSTESDSDDDDYDNVNDYESILDVCSTCFDQLYLMWHYRSRSEQLISFSNRYIYNDRLITFPSSETDKRWVGVDYYFCENGIFSHKSRQNENEAKYIVNLIFENIKQYPKRSLGVVAFSVAQQDLIDTLLYEERQKHPEYEFFFKKDVIEPFFVKNLETVQGDERDTIIFSIAYAKDDTNRLMHNFGPLNKAGGERRLNVAVTRAKYNLQVVASIHGCDIDPKRTSAEGAILLGKYLDYAERGVAALDKVTDVKSDDQFDSVFEEEVCQFLRDNHYDVDTQVGCSGFRIDMGIRKPNSSDYFLAVECDGAAYHSSKNARDRDRLRQEILERMGWNFYRVWSTDWFKNNKTEKRRLLDAVAAAESKPKTKIEESPTVVSDETEIEVDANFSPESSFPKYEKSDVEKIFRSGVNRGSFQKCVRKVLEKEIAVSEESFLKRIVFPCYGQTRVTEKINAKFDEDMLFCNREGILRRKGFIWLDNIEKIPFRIPGDERKIEEIHPQELADGMRTLIKQDGSVDKKSLFQAIAKLLGINRLGSNVNECMEKALRQIGDGFKIEGERISPVKDENEHS, via the coding sequence ATGCTTAATGAGAAATTGGAAAACTGGGCAAAAAAGCTTTTAGATACTGGTTTGCGCAACAATCTGGTTAATTTTAAAGAGAATAAAGGCTCTCTTGAAATTATTTCTCATTCTGGGTCAGAACTGTTTGAGTTGCTTGATAAAGGTGTTCGGCTGGAAGTCTTTGATCCTAAAAAGGTGAATGATAAAGATTTTCCGAAAACCATGTCTCGAGAAAAGTTCATTGAGTCTTTTAAACCTTTGCTAAAAAAGAATAATATTTTGGCATATAATAAGACGGATGCTAATTCTATTAGAATTCTTAAGAATATTGATAAAAAAGCCGATACCTCAATCAATGAAACAGGTGTAAATATTGCCTACATGGCGATAGGCTTTATGAGTTGGCTGGAGGCGGACTCTTCTACATTAGTTCACAAGGCCCCTCTTCTTTTGGTTCCGATTTCTATTGAAAATGAATCGGCCGTTGATCCCTTCTTTATTTCTGCAACTGGCGATGACGTTGTTGTAAATCCCACATTTGATCATAAACTCAATTCTGAATTCAATGTGCATTTGCCTGAATTTGATGGCGAAAATGTTGAATCATTCTTCGATGAAACTGAAAAAATTGCAAAAAAATTAAAATGGACTTTAGATCGAGGTTGCTGGATTAGTACGTTCTCGTTTCTAAAAATCAATATGTATAATGATTTGAAGGAACATGAAGAAGATATCCTCGAAAATAGAAATGTTAAGGCCTTATTTGGCATTTCTGATGAAAATAATGATTCCGATGGTTTAAATTCTGAAGGTCAATTTGATGATCTACGTGATTTACACACTGTAGTTGACGCAGACTCTAGCCAAATGAAAGCCATTAAGATGGCGAAGTCTGGAAAAAGTTTCGTGTTGCAGGGCCCTCCAGGTACTGGTAAAAGCCAAACCATTACGAACATAATTGCGGAATGCCTGTATGATGGCAAAAAAGTGTTATTTGTTTCTGAAAAACAAGCTGCATTGAATGTTGTGTATGATAAACTCCGTCAGGTTGGACTTTCTGATTTCTGCCTAGAACTTCATAGTCATAAGTCTAACAAAAGGCAGGTGATAGAAGAATTGTGCAGAACACTGCACTTGCCCAAAATTAGCGCATCCAAAGTTACTGACGATATGATACGTAGAGCACAATCGCAAAAGGTTCTTGATCAGTATGAACACGAGTTGCATTGTGTCCGACCATATGTTAATTTATCACTGTTTCAGATGTACGGTGCTCACGCTCATTACAAGAACGCACCGCAAATAGATTTCTATATCGATAATTTTGAATACATGAACGATAGCTGTCGCAAAGAAATCAGCTATATGTTGGAAAAGTATCCCTCGTATGTTCCCACTATTGGTCAGGATTATAGATGTAATCCCTGGAATGGCTATTTAGCTAAAGACACGTCCATTAAGGGGAAAAATGCTATTAAAGTAGACTTTGCGTCTATGATTGATGCATTAAGGGAAATTACCCCTCTCCTTAGGCAATTGGTTGATGTCTATGGAGCTAAAGGAAAAACAATTTCAACACTAAAGGCCTGTATTCCTTGCTTGAACATTCTTAATTCCAATGAAGTTCTTGTTCCGGAACTCTTTGATAAAGGAGTCTTATCTTCGACAAGAAATTTTGTTGATGAACTGGCAAGTAAATCTGAGGAAATAATTAAACTTAGGCAAAAGATTACTACAGACTTTGAACAGAAGGCATTAGAAATTGATTCAGATGATATTCATAATCGTCTTTCTAAATTGTATGATACGTTTATCAAACGGCTTATAAGCCTTGATTACCATAAGACAATGAAGCAACTAAAATTAGTTGCCAAGCTTGGTGTAAAAGTTAATTATGAAAGGGCTCTTGATATTACTCAGAAGATATCTACATATAAGCAAATGGTGCTTGAATATGAAGCGATTTGCTCCCAAAAAAAGATACTACTAGGTCCGTCTTACAAAGGGATTGATTCTAATTGGGGGCATATTAAGGAATCCTTAAGTGAATTAGCTGGATATCTTGAGTCTGTTAAAGTAATTCCTTTGCCTATATTGAACTATCCTCAGAATACATTTAATCAAATGATTAAGGATGCTGCTGGTCTTATTACCTTTGCAGGAGGTTTCTTAAAAAAGAATGAAACTTTAATTGAAAAAATATCGGATGATTTTGATAAAAATAAGGTCAATCTGGTTGGCTTTGAAATTGAGCCGTTGTGCAAAAAATTGGAATCATGTCTAAGTCAAATTGATTCGTTAGAAAATTGGAAAGCATTCCAAGAATGGCTTGCAAAAATAGATCGCTACCAGATGAGAGGATATCTTGATTATTGCATAGATAAATCCTTGAATCCCGAGGATTATGCATCTACTTTTAATAGACGATATTATGACTTGTGGATTGACAAGATTCTTGCTTCAACACCTGTTTTGAGCAGGTTCAATAGGTCTGCTCAAGATAAAGAAGTTGAGATTTTTGCAGAAAAAGATCGTAATAGTTTAATGATTAATAGGACTATTATCCGTGTAGCGTTGGCTCAACAACGGCCGTCCCCCAATAATCTTGTTGCTGGCAGTGAGGTTGCTATTCTTCGTCATGAAGGTGAAAAGAAAAGAAAACAAATGCCTGTTCGTGTTTTGATTGATAGAATTGGATCAACAATTCAAAAATTAAAGCCTTGCTTTTTGATGTCGCCGCTTAGTGTAAGCGCCTTCTTAAGTACAAAGGCTGTATCGTTTGATACAGTTATTTTTGATGAAGCGTCTCAAGTTTTCCCTGAAGATGCTATTGGAGCAATTTATCGTGGAAAGCAAGTAATTGTTGTTGGAGACTCCAAACAGATGCCCCCCAGCAATTTCTTTAATTCCAGTACTGAATCAGATAGTGATGACGACGATTATGACAATGTTAACGATTATGAATCCATACTTGATGTATGTTCAACGTGTTTTGATCAGCTTTATCTAATGTGGCATTATCGTAGTCGCTCTGAACAATTGATTTCCTTTTCTAACAGATATATCTATAATGATCGTTTGATAACGTTCCCTTCATCGGAAACGGACAAACGTTGGGTAGGTGTTGACTATTATTTCTGCGAGAATGGTATATTCAGTCATAAAAGTCGACAAAATGAGAATGAGGCCAAGTACATCGTAAACCTTATCTTTGAAAATATCAAGCAATATCCAAAGCGTAGTTTAGGTGTTGTTGCTTTTAGTGTTGCTCAGCAGGATTTGATTGATACGTTGCTTTATGAAGAGCGCCAGAAACATCCCGAATATGAATTTTTCTTCAAAAAAGACGTAATCGAACCTTTTTTTGTAAAAAATCTTGAGACGGTTCAGGGTGATGAACGAGATACCATCATTTTTAGTATTGCCTATGCTAAGGATGATACGAATCGCTTAATGCATAATTTTGGTCCTTTGAATAAGGCTGGTGGAGAAAGACGTCTGAATGTTGCTGTCACTCGTGCAAAATACAATTTGCAGGTGGTCGCCTCAATTCACGGCTGTGATATCGATCCAAAGAGAACTTCTGCTGAAGGAGCTATTCTTTTGGGAAAATATCTTGATTATGCTGAACGCGGTGTTGCTGCCCTTGATAAGGTTACGGATGTTAAATCAGATGATCAGTTTGATTCTGTCTTTGAAGAAGAAGTGTGCCAATTTTTACGAGACAATCACTATGATGTTGACACTCAGGTTGGTTGTTCTGGATTTAGAATTGACATGGGTATAAGGAAACCAAATAGTTCTGATTATTTCCTTGCCGTGGAATGTGATGGAGCTGCCTATCATTCTTCGAAAAATGCCAGAGATAGAGATAGACTTCGTCAGGAAATCCTAGAACGTATGGGATGGAATTTCTATCGAGTTTGGTCTACAGATTGGTTTAAAAATAATAAGACCGAAAAGCGAAGGCTGCTTGATGCTGTAGCTGCCGCAGAAAGTAAACCTAAGACAAAAATTGAAGAATCTCCTACAGTTGTTTCCGATGAAACAGAAATAGAAGTTGATGCTAATTTTAGTCCTGAGTCCAGCTTTCCTAAGTATGAGAAATCGGATGTTGAAAAAATTTTTCGCAGTGGGGTGAATCGGGGATCCTTCCAAAAGTGTGTTCGTAAGGTTTTGGAAAAGGAAATAGCAGTTTCTGAGGAGTCTTTCTTGAAAAGAATAGTTTTCCCTTGCTATGGACAAACTCGGGTTACAGAAAAGATTAATGCAAAATTTGACGAAGATATGCTTTTTTGTAATCGAGAAGGAATCCTTCGTAGGAAAGGCTTTATATGGTTAGATAATATTGAAAAGATCCCGTTTCGAATCCCTGGAGATGAAAGAAAGATTGAAGAAATTCATCCTCAGGAACTTGCAGATGGTATGCGGACATTGATAAAACAGGATGGATCTGTAGATAAGAAGTCGTTATTCCAAGCCATAGCAAAGCTACTAGGTATTAATCGTCTAGGTTCGAATGTTAATGAATGTATGGAAAAAGCACTTAGACAAATTGGCGATGGCTTTAAAATTGAAGGTGAAAGAATCAGTCCTGTAAAAGATGAAAATGAGCATTCGTGA
- the thrS gene encoding threonine--tRNA ligase, whose protein sequence is MSQIELTFPDGSVRSVASGTTGLEIAKGISEGLARKALGVKLGDKVLDLTRPLTESGTIKIITPSNDDPDALMLLRHSCSHVLAEAICDLFPGTKLAYGPAIEKGFYYDLMTPTPIQQSDFERIEKRMKEIIKEDRPFTRCEVSAADGLKRTEGDKYKTDNAQRALAREGSDGTLSFYVTGEPGKNFEDLCAGPHVPSTGKLKNFKVLSMSGAYWHGDQNSDQLTRVYGTCFADKEGLETYLKFLEEAEKRDHRKIGKEMDLYHIEDHSPGMVFWHPKGTKMVNALKDYIRGKIDRRGYLEVITPEIVNKTLWIKSGHADKYNENMFKTLAGDVEMAVKPMNCPCHIQIFNTGLRSWRDLPMRLAEFGKCHRYEPAGTMHGLMRVRGFVQDDAHIFCTEDQIASEVADFCALVKEIYHDFGFDDIVVKFSTRPEKRVGSDEIWDKAEAALAEATKLAGLDYILNPGEGAFYGPKLEFTLKDSLGRDWQCGTIQVDFNLPQRLGAEYVGKDNQKHIPVMLHRAAVGSIERFLGILIEEFMGDFPLWLAPVQARVLPISEKFVDYAKSVERELVNAGVRVEVDESNEKLGYKIRQCELQKIPYKIIVGEKEQAEGLIAVNKRKEGDKGQMTVADFLKMTEEDRKVVR, encoded by the coding sequence ATGTCTCAAATCGAACTCACCTTCCCCGATGGCTCCGTACGTTCCGTAGCATCGGGCACCACCGGCCTCGAAATTGCGAAGGGCATTTCCGAAGGTCTTGCACGCAAGGCGCTTGGCGTCAAACTCGGCGATAAGGTCCTCGACCTCACGCGCCCGCTCACCGAGAGCGGCACCATCAAGATTATCACGCCGAGCAACGACGACCCGGATGCTCTGATGCTCCTGCGTCACAGCTGCAGCCACGTGCTTGCCGAAGCCATCTGCGACCTGTTCCCGGGCACCAAGCTCGCCTACGGTCCGGCTATCGAAAAGGGTTTCTACTACGATTTGATGACACCGACCCCGATCCAGCAGTCGGATTTCGAGCGCATCGAAAAGCGCATGAAGGAAATCATCAAGGAAGACCGTCCGTTTACCCGTTGCGAAGTCAGCGCCGCCGATGGCCTGAAGCGCACCGAGGGCGACAAGTACAAAACGGATAACGCGCAGCGCGCACTCGCCCGCGAAGGCAGCGACGGTACGCTCAGCTTCTACGTGACTGGCGAACCGGGCAAGAACTTTGAAGACCTCTGCGCCGGCCCCCACGTGCCCTCTACTGGCAAACTCAAGAATTTCAAGGTGCTCTCGATGTCGGGTGCATACTGGCATGGCGACCAGAACAGCGACCAGCTGACTCGCGTGTACGGCACCTGCTTTGCCGACAAGGAAGGTCTCGAAACTTACCTGAAGTTCCTGGAAGAGGCCGAGAAGCGCGACCACCGCAAGATCGGCAAGGAAATGGACCTCTACCACATTGAAGACCACTCCCCGGGCATGGTGTTCTGGCACCCGAAGGGCACCAAGATGGTGAACGCCCTCAAGGACTACATCCGCGGTAAGATTGACCGTCGCGGCTACCTCGAAGTGATCACGCCGGAAATCGTGAACAAGACTTTGTGGATCAAGTCCGGCCACGCCGACAAGTACAACGAGAACATGTTCAAGACGCTCGCTGGCGACGTGGAAATGGCCGTGAAGCCGATGAACTGCCCCTGCCACATCCAGATTTTCAATACGGGTCTCCGCAGCTGGCGCGACCTTCCGATGCGCCTTGCCGAATTCGGTAAGTGCCACCGTTACGAACCTGCCGGCACCATGCACGGCCTGATGCGCGTGCGCGGCTTTGTGCAGGATGACGCCCACATCTTCTGTACCGAAGACCAGATTGCAAGCGAAGTGGCCGACTTCTGCGCTCTCGTCAAGGAAATCTACCACGACTTCGGTTTCGACGATATCGTGGTGAAGTTCTCCACCCGCCCGGAAAAGCGCGTGGGTTCTGACGAAATCTGGGACAAGGCTGAAGCCGCCCTCGCCGAAGCAACGAAACTCGCTGGCCTCGACTACATCCTGAACCCGGGTGAAGGCGCCTTCTACGGCCCGAAGCTCGAATTCACGCTGAAGGACTCCCTCGGTCGTGACTGGCAGTGCGGTACCATCCAGGTGGACTTCAACTTGCCGCAGCGTCTCGGCGCCGAGTATGTCGGCAAGGACAACCAGAAGCACATTCCGGTGATGTTGCACCGTGCCGCCGTGGGTTCCATCGAACGCTTCCTCGGTATTCTTATCGAAGAGTTCATGGGCGATTTCCCGCTGTGGCTCGCTCCGGTTCAGGCCCGCGTGCTCCCGATTTCCGAGAAGTTCGTTGACTACGCGAAATCCGTGGAACGCGAACTCGTGAACGCCGGCGTCCGCGTGGAAGTCGATGAATCCAACGAGAAACTCGGCTACAAGATCCGCCAGTGCGAACTCCAGAAGATTCCGTACAAGATTATTGTAGGCGAAAAGGAACAGGCAGAAGGTCTCATCGCTGTCAACAAGAGAAAGGAAGGCGACAAGGGTCAAATGACGGTTGCCGACTTCCTCAAGATGACGGAAGAAGACCGCAAGGTTGTGAGATAA
- a CDS encoding ATP-binding protein produces the protein MFKRKILKEFENWKISGGKKKALVVKGMRQIGKTSSVLEFARNNYESVVYINFKENENAKKVFEGDLNVNRIAIDLSALFPNAHFVENKTVIIFDEIQECANARASIKPFMEDGRYDIICTGSLLGIKGYNRKKGKGVPTGFERIIYMKPMDFEEFLWAKGIDEKVISYLKECFAKKEPVSEATHNAMLRYFKEYLCVGGLPYVVSRFVETNDMNVVWQEQQDILEEYKDDFGKHLDENENEEIDRTLLGRINRVFDSIPAQLAKENNKFVYSQLEKKGRSENYQTAIQWLYDCGIINICHNLTNIAEPLEGYKIENTFKIYVQDSGLFVAMLERGTAAKILSGDLGFYKGAIYENIIADCFSKQGRKLFYFRKESGLEIDFVENVGGELAIIEVKATTGRSKSAKTVLSNDNYAAKVCYKLSENNIGVAGKMVTLPYYMAMFLE, from the coding sequence ATGTTCAAGAGAAAAATCCTTAAAGAATTTGAAAATTGGAAGATCTCGGGGGGCAAAAAGAAGGCCCTGGTTGTCAAGGGAATGCGCCAAATCGGCAAGACATCCAGCGTCCTGGAATTCGCCCGCAACAACTACGAGAGCGTCGTCTATATCAACTTTAAGGAAAATGAAAATGCGAAGAAGGTTTTCGAGGGAGACCTGAACGTCAATAGGATTGCTATAGACCTTTCGGCGCTTTTCCCCAATGCGCATTTTGTCGAGAACAAGACCGTCATCATCTTCGATGAAATTCAGGAATGTGCAAACGCCCGCGCAAGCATCAAGCCTTTTATGGAAGATGGTCGTTACGATATCATTTGTACCGGATCCCTGCTAGGCATTAAAGGATACAACCGAAAAAAAGGGAAAGGCGTCCCGACCGGTTTTGAAAGAATAATTTATATGAAACCCATGGATTTCGAGGAATTTCTGTGGGCGAAGGGAATTGATGAAAAAGTCATCAGTTACCTGAAGGAATGCTTCGCGAAAAAGGAACCCGTAAGCGAGGCGACGCACAACGCCATGCTCCGCTACTTCAAGGAATACCTTTGTGTAGGCGGGCTCCCTTATGTTGTTTCTCGATTTGTCGAGACGAACGACATGAATGTCGTTTGGCAGGAACAGCAGGACATTCTTGAAGAATACAAGGACGACTTTGGCAAGCACCTTGACGAGAACGAAAACGAGGAAATCGACCGCACGCTTCTTGGCCGCATCAATCGCGTTTTTGATTCGATTCCCGCCCAACTTGCGAAGGAAAACAACAAGTTTGTCTATTCGCAACTAGAAAAGAAGGGCCGTTCCGAAAATTATCAAACCGCAATCCAATGGCTCTACGACTGCGGCATAATCAACATTTGCCACAACCTGACCAACATCGCAGAACCCCTTGAAGGCTACAAGATCGAGAATACGTTTAAGATTTATGTGCAGGATTCCGGCCTGTTCGTCGCCATGCTGGAACGCGGCACCGCGGCCAAGATTTTAAGCGGTGATTTGGGATTCTATAAAGGCGCCATCTACGAGAACATCATCGCAGATTGTTTCTCTAAACAAGGTCGCAAACTATTCTACTTCCGCAAAGAATCCGGGCTAGAAATTGACTTTGTAGAAAATGTCGGCGGCGAACTCGCCATTATTGAAGTCAAGGCAACAACGGGACGCTCCAAGTCGGCAAAGACCGTTCTGAGTAACGACAACTACGCAGCCAAGGTTTGCTACAAACTTTCCGAAAACAACATAGGTGTTGCTGGCAAGATGGTTACACTGCCGTACTACATGGCTATGTTTCTGGAGTGA
- a CDS encoding N-6 DNA methylase, with translation MAKKKSETKTENLFRSFYGTNTFLEKSAIPDYYGFTSKRKTGEKGYPDFFKDCDKYCIIVEAKADNFKLAIDEVKWYMEHNLIEGKDIIGIAISGQAKDSIQIKYFCRLLKDDVLSQIDDLTDAEALLSLNNIEKIYTRKKYGDTISDEALTTFLSELNKKFHDKSRVRDTNRSLFFSGLMIALNDKTFQKTYRSIEKPESGIEADRLNEAILTAITNQLEDKANSFSKKIVWKDCFAFIRTISFPLIEYKKIIKDIEEKIFIPFKHEEKYDILGKAYKIFLSRAGKIENKNIILTPDHIKDLMVKLANLSVDDVVLDTCTGPGGFLMFALERLVSLANGDDATIEHITNHQLIGFEIDPVLYSLACSNMFLHGDGRSNMIHRSSLLDVDNLVEDDGQKLLDHIHRLKPRKCIINPPYENNLAFEFVWSAIDYLEPDGELIVIMPSITLEQNQEKTSKRKQLKSTENLLKKATLNFEIKMPPTLFREQGRTIQTSIFGFTKKPHNQDKNVLFYNLKDDGLESIQHKGRVDTKKQWPQKEEEIFDCVLNGTEISGKSFKRKIFAKGKLVLQNKQKTQKGFVPIGDLFNVAKDPQLIQSTKNTPGKIPFITAAIEWKTHNKASFKNTEALVYVVGAEGSLGNCHYINGDFTASSLCLVLTEKDKEQYPVNLKFYQLYFESIKQEVRKGLNGWKKGKSKQSISQSRFETFEIPYVDINKQNQVVKRVEKIKKDMEEIEKKKIELEKQLNQLVVDSTETLN, from the coding sequence ATGGCAAAGAAAAAGAGTGAAACGAAAACAGAAAACCTGTTCCGTAGTTTTTATGGAACGAATACATTCTTGGAAAAATCAGCCATTCCTGATTATTATGGTTTTACATCTAAAAGAAAAACTGGTGAAAAAGGATATCCCGACTTCTTTAAAGATTGCGACAAATATTGCATAATAGTTGAAGCCAAAGCCGACAATTTCAAATTGGCCATTGACGAAGTTAAGTGGTACATGGAGCACAACTTAATTGAAGGGAAAGATATTATTGGCATTGCAATATCAGGTCAAGCCAAAGATAGTATTCAGATAAAGTATTTTTGCAGACTTTTAAAGGATGATGTTTTATCCCAAATAGACGATTTAACAGATGCAGAAGCACTACTCTCTTTAAACAATATTGAAAAAATTTACACCCGAAAGAAATATGGAGACACAATATCAGACGAAGCTTTAACCACATTTTTATCTGAATTGAATAAAAAATTTCACGACAAAAGCAGAGTCAGAGACACAAACAGAAGCTTATTCTTTTCAGGATTAATGATAGCCCTAAACGACAAGACTTTTCAAAAAACATATAGGAGTATAGAAAAGCCAGAATCTGGCATTGAGGCAGACCGCTTAAACGAAGCTATTTTAACGGCAATTACAAATCAATTGGAAGATAAAGCCAATAGTTTTAGCAAAAAAATCGTATGGAAAGACTGTTTCGCATTTATAAGAACCATCAGTTTTCCGTTGATTGAATACAAAAAGATTATCAAAGATATAGAAGAAAAAATTTTCATTCCTTTTAAGCACGAAGAAAAATATGACATTCTAGGGAAAGCCTATAAAATCTTTTTATCTAGGGCAGGAAAAATCGAAAACAAAAATATCATTTTAACACCTGACCACATAAAAGACTTGATGGTGAAATTAGCAAACCTATCTGTCGATGATGTTGTTTTGGATACATGCACTGGTCCTGGAGGTTTTCTAATGTTCGCATTAGAAAGACTGGTAAGTCTCGCAAATGGGGACGACGCAACAATTGAACACATAACCAATCATCAATTAATTGGCTTTGAAATAGACCCTGTACTTTATTCTCTTGCCTGTTCCAACATGTTCTTGCACGGTGATGGCAGAAGCAATATGATACATAGAAGCAGTTTGCTTGATGTAGATAATCTTGTAGAAGACGATGGGCAAAAACTTCTTGATCATATTCACAGATTAAAACCGAGAAAATGCATAATCAACCCTCCTTACGAAAATAACCTTGCCTTTGAATTTGTTTGGTCTGCTATTGACTATTTAGAGCCGGATGGTGAATTAATTGTCATTATGCCATCAATCACTTTGGAACAAAATCAAGAAAAGACCTCTAAAAGAAAACAGCTAAAAAGCACTGAGAATCTACTGAAAAAAGCAACGTTAAACTTTGAAATTAAGATGCCTCCAACACTTTTTAGAGAACAAGGAAGGACGATTCAAACTTCTATTTTTGGATTCACAAAAAAACCGCATAACCAAGACAAGAATGTTCTCTTTTACAATCTCAAAGACGACGGCTTGGAGAGTATTCAACATAAAGGACGTGTAGATACAAAAAAACAATGGCCACAAAAAGAAGAAGAAATTTTTGATTGCGTTTTAAATGGAACCGAAATATCAGGAAAATCATTCAAACGAAAAATATTTGCCAAGGGTAAACTGGTTTTACAAAATAAACAAAAAACTCAAAAAGGTTTTGTTCCCATAGGTGATTTATTTAATGTAGCCAAAGACCCTCAACTAATACAATCAACAAAAAATACTCCTGGAAAAATACCATTCATTACAGCCGCAATCGAATGGAAAACTCACAATAAAGCATCTTTCAAAAATACTGAAGCTTTAGTATATGTTGTTGGTGCAGAAGGATCTCTTGGCAACTGCCATTACATCAATGGTGATTTTACAGCAAGTTCTCTTTGCCTTGTTCTGACAGAAAAAGATAAAGAACAATATCCAGTGAATCTTAAGTTCTATCAGCTCTACTTTGAAAGCATCAAGCAAGAAGTTCGCAAAGGTCTCAATGGCTGGAAAAAGGGAAAATCAAAGCAATCGATAAGTCAATCACGATTTGAAACATTCGAAATCCCGTATGTTGATATCAATAAACAGAATCAGGTTGTGAAAAGGGTTGAGAAAATAAAGAAGGATATGGAAGAAATAGAAAAAAAGAAAATCGAGTTGGAAAAGCAGTTAAATCAGCTTGTTGTTGACAGCACAGAAACCTTGAATTGA